TTACTGCCATCGAGGAAATCCTTGCCGGAAATTATTTTGTGGAAAGGCGAAACCAGCTTCTGGTGTGGCACAACCATGAGTTACCTCCCGCCCTAAACGAGGTGGTGCTCATGACCCGCAAACCCGCCAAAATGCTCCACATCCAGATCAGTGTGGATGATGAGATAATGGAGGAGCTTCGTGCTGATGGATTGATAATTGCCACACCAAGTGGATCCACAGCGTATTCTATGTCGGCAGGCGGCCCAATTATTGATCCAAAGGTCAAAGCATTTATAATAGTCCCCATATGCCCATTTAAGTTAGGGGCTCGACCCACAGTTGTTTCCGATGAAAGTATCATCAAGGTCAAACTCCTCCGCGAAGGTAAAAAGGCCGTAGCAGTTATTGATGGGCAGTTCGAGGAGGAAATAAACTACATGGACGAGATCATCTTCCGCAAATCAGATAACTGTGCATACTTCGTCCGCCTCACCAAAGATTTCTACCGAAAAGTTCGAGAAAAGTTGACCCAGGGTGGAATCAGTTAATGAACGTTCTCATAGTGGACATGACCCATGGGGGGACCATACTGGCCCATGAATTTTCAAAAAAACAGAACTGTAATGTCTTTGCATGGGATATTTACCACACTCTAACTGAAGAAGATATATCCCAACTTGAAATCCAAGGAATTGAACTGGTTGATGAATCATTTTACCACCAACTGTTCAATGAAAAACTTCCTTCTGCTGATGATAAATCGGAAATACTGGTTGTAGCACCGGTGCACTGTAGATTACTTCACCCTCCTCACATGACCCATCACCAGGCAGTGGGATACCTCCTGAAAGATGACATAAAGGTACCGATTATCGAGATTACTGGAGTTAAGGGTAAAACCAGTACAGCAGCCATGCTTAAGGAGATATACTGTGATAAAAATCCTCTGATACTCAGCAGTCTGGGTGTGGAAGTGGTGAAGGATGCCAAAGGGATCACTCTGAAGAAGGACATCAGCATAACTCCGGCCAGTATTGTAACTGCATGGAGAATGGCACAGGAATTCTATAATGATAAAATTCCAGGGGTGGGCGTCTGTATATTTGAAAGTTCCCTGGGGGGCACCGGAATGGCAGATGTGGGAATCATCACTAACATTGCCGAGGATTATACCATTGCCCATGGAAGTAGTAGTGCCAGTAAAGCCAAACTCCAGATGTTTGAAAGCAAAATAGTGGTCTGTGATATTGATTCTTACCATGAAATTTATTATCCTCATTCTTCAGCATCCCAACCGTCTTCAGCATCCCAACAATCTTTTCATCAATCTTCCCCATTTTCTCGATCTCAATTAGCTCATGGTTCTTCACCATCTCTCCATTTACCTGTAAAAACAGCTAACACATTCTCCATTGAAGAGGGGGAAAATGATAATGCTAATGTTAAGGCACACCACATCCATTATGAACTCCATAAAACCTCA
This DNA window, taken from Methanobacterium subterraneum, encodes the following:
- a CDS encoding NAD(+) kinase — encoded protein: MIMGLVARSDVKGAVELALKIADFLTEKKVDILLDMPLAMELEKYQDQRCELEEMDVDMVIAIGGDGTILRTQSFISHKKIPLIGINMGTVGFLTEIDPENAFTAIEEILAGNYFVERRNQLLVWHNHELPPALNEVVLMTRKPAKMLHIQISVDDEIMEELRADGLIIATPSGSTAYSMSAGGPIIDPKVKAFIIVPICPFKLGARPTVVSDESIIKVKLLREGKKAVAVIDGQFEEEINYMDEIIFRKSDNCAYFVRLTKDFYRKVREKLTQGGIS
- the cfbE gene encoding coenzyme F430 synthase gives rise to the protein MNVLIVDMTHGGTILAHEFSKKQNCNVFAWDIYHTLTEEDISQLEIQGIELVDESFYHQLFNEKLPSADDKSEILVVAPVHCRLLHPPHMTHHQAVGYLLKDDIKVPIIEITGVKGKTSTAAMLKEIYCDKNPLILSSLGVEVVKDAKGITLKKDISITPASIVTAWRMAQEFYNDKIPGVGVCIFESSLGGTGMADVGIITNIAEDYTIAHGSSSASKAKLQMFESKIVVCDIDSYHEIYYPHSSASQPSSASQQSFHQSSPFSRSQLAHGSSPSLHLPVKTANTFSIEEGENDNANVKAHHIHYELHKTSFFVEVTDLKMADGELLNTSFEVSTFAPAQHHLENTLSAITASLSLGTPIESIVKGLENFRGLPGRTSLLKIRKMTIIEEINPGINVTAVKKAVDMVKNYEKPALILGGSYGVTCEEIDEESLSNFLDHLDDVFLILTGDLGLSLREKMVKSPVYHDKIEMAINHVKDEGLENILLIYRSNFRELSRR